A genomic segment from Nitrospira lenta encodes:
- the traF gene encoding conjugal transfer protein TraF, translated as MKHLLIRTLWLATLVLISSPVLAGEFVVVGPRAAGMGGAGVAITTDALATYWNPAGLAMTQTVDIRLQATAQGTDRHGLVRALKDIEDLDLSNAANAGRANDLANRLNRPGASLSASGAAGLYFKGHFGEHAFGFNVSDVATSGGFISRPVTATGAGPITVDGQMALRGLEARQAAFSYAYAFADKTFAIGITAKAIQGAAYSGSATINGQDVTLSDNFGKSKLSTAFGVDVGAIYRPASWLRLGIVAKDLNQPEFDAPDGTKLKIVPQVRGGVAVNPYSSLTLTADMDVTSNKTFVPGLKSQVLSVGLEQTILNEFLSLRAGAYKNVQDAGSTITPTAGFGLRIFAFRMDFGAGYDFREQGILGSLSLSLTF; from the coding sequence ATGAAACATCTATTGATTCGCACTTTGTGGTTGGCAACACTCGTGCTGATTTCGAGTCCGGTCCTCGCCGGAGAGTTTGTCGTGGTCGGCCCGCGAGCCGCCGGCATGGGTGGCGCCGGAGTGGCGATTACGACAGATGCCCTCGCTACCTATTGGAATCCGGCCGGCCTGGCCATGACGCAGACGGTGGATATCCGGCTGCAAGCCACCGCGCAAGGCACGGATCGCCACGGTCTTGTCCGGGCCCTGAAGGATATAGAAGATCTTGATTTGAGCAATGCGGCCAATGCCGGGCGAGCGAATGACTTGGCCAATCGACTCAATCGCCCCGGCGCTTCGCTGTCGGCAAGCGGCGCCGCCGGCCTCTATTTTAAAGGCCACTTCGGAGAGCATGCCTTCGGATTCAATGTGTCGGATGTGGCGACGAGCGGAGGATTTATTTCGCGGCCGGTAACGGCCACCGGAGCCGGGCCGATCACCGTCGACGGGCAAATGGCGCTTCGCGGACTTGAAGCAAGGCAGGCGGCTTTTTCTTATGCCTATGCCTTTGCGGATAAGACCTTCGCGATTGGAATCACGGCGAAAGCTATTCAAGGTGCAGCCTACTCCGGGTCCGCAACCATCAACGGCCAAGACGTGACGCTCTCCGACAATTTCGGTAAATCCAAGCTCTCAACGGCTTTTGGAGTCGACGTTGGTGCGATCTACCGTCCGGCATCATGGCTCCGGTTGGGCATCGTGGCGAAAGACCTCAACCAACCGGAATTCGATGCCCCGGACGGCACAAAGCTCAAAATCGTCCCGCAAGTCCGCGGCGGCGTGGCCGTCAACCCCTATTCGAGCCTGACGCTTACCGCCGACATGGATGTCACTTCGAACAAGACGTTTGTCCCAGGCCTGAAGAGCCAAGTGCTCAGCGTGGGATTGGAACAGACGATCTTAAATGAGTTTCTGTCCTTGCGTGCCGGTGCTTACAAGAACGTGCAGGATGCGGGATCGACGATCACTCCGACTGCAGGGTTTGGTCTGCGCATCTTCGCCTTTCGAATGGATTTCGGCGCAGGGTATGACTTCCGCGAACAAGGGATATTGGGCTCTCTCTCCCTCTCTTTGACATTCTAA
- the trpA gene encoding tryptophan synthase subunit alpha: MTGRIESTFQRLRQENKKALIAYLMAGDPTLADTERLVVEIEQAGADIIELGVPFSDPIADGPVIQLAAERGLRSGTSLKKILAMMKSLRMRTQVPIVLMVYYNSIHAMGVEPFCRAAGEAGVDGLIVPDMPPDEAGPLKGPAAVAGLRLIFLLAPTSTTERREYVAKESQGFLYYVSLTGITGAKIQNMAEVGKNVGKIKKVTKTPVAVGFGVSTPEDAATVSAMADGVIVGSAIVKQIAAHQQSSDMPEKVGRFVASLKTAMN; the protein is encoded by the coding sequence ATGACCGGACGGATTGAATCGACCTTCCAGCGCTTGCGCCAGGAAAATAAGAAAGCGTTGATTGCCTATCTGATGGCCGGCGATCCGACCTTGGCTGATACCGAGCGGCTGGTCGTGGAGATCGAGCAAGCAGGAGCCGACATCATTGAGCTTGGCGTCCCGTTTTCAGATCCGATCGCCGATGGTCCGGTCATCCAGTTGGCGGCAGAACGAGGGCTGCGAAGCGGGACGTCGCTCAAGAAGATCTTGGCCATGATGAAGTCGCTCCGGATGCGAACCCAGGTTCCGATCGTGCTCATGGTCTATTACAACTCGATCCATGCCATGGGGGTGGAGCCATTTTGCCGTGCGGCAGGGGAGGCGGGAGTTGATGGGCTGATCGTGCCCGACATGCCGCCCGATGAAGCGGGTCCGTTGAAAGGTCCGGCGGCGGTAGCTGGCTTGCGACTGATTTTCCTCTTGGCGCCCACCAGTACGACGGAACGGCGGGAATATGTCGCCAAGGAATCTCAAGGATTTCTCTACTATGTCTCGCTCACCGGGATTACCGGAGCCAAGATTCAAAACATGGCGGAAGTCGGTAAGAACGTCGGCAAGATCAAGAAGGTGACCAAGACGCCGGTCGCAGTCGGATTCGGTGTGTCAACGCCGGAAGATGCTGCCACGGTGTCGGCCATGGCGGATGGAGTCATCGTCGGAAGTGCGATCGTGAAGCAAATTGCGGCGCACCAGCAATCCTCAGACATGCCGGAGAAAGTCGGCCGCTTTGTCGCATCTTTGAAAACGGCGATGAACTAG
- the trpB gene encoding tryptophan synthase subunit beta, which translates to MKKVPDSHGRFGPYGGRYVPETLMPALLELEQEYAAARKDRGFRQELAYYLKQYVGRPTSLYLASRLTKKLGGAKIYLKREDLCHTGAHKINNAIGQVLLAMRMKKPRIIAETGAGQHGVATATAAAMFGLECEIYMGTEDMQRQALNVFRMRLLGAKVTGVDAGSRTLKDAISEAMRDWTTNVRTTHYILGSVLGAHPYPMMIRDFQAIIGQEARKQILAAEGKLPDYLVACVGGGSNSIGLFHAFLGDKKVKMIGVEAGGTGIESGKHAARFFGGKPGVLQGTMTYLLQDEDGQINLTHSVSAGLDYAAVGPEHSLYHDLKRVQYTYATDDEALAAFDLLATVEGIVPALESAHAIAEVVKLAPKLKKSNVIIANLSGRGDKDVQQVARMRGVTL; encoded by the coding sequence ATGAAGAAGGTCCCTGACAGCCATGGACGATTCGGCCCCTACGGCGGCCGCTATGTTCCGGAAACGCTCATGCCGGCGCTGCTTGAACTGGAGCAGGAATATGCGGCGGCTCGGAAAGATCGCGGGTTCCGCCAGGAGTTGGCCTACTATCTCAAGCAGTATGTCGGGCGGCCGACGTCGCTGTATCTTGCCTCGCGGCTGACCAAGAAACTTGGCGGCGCCAAAATTTATTTGAAGCGAGAAGATCTCTGCCATACCGGCGCGCATAAAATTAACAATGCCATCGGCCAGGTACTCCTGGCGATGCGGATGAAGAAGCCCCGGATCATTGCCGAAACTGGCGCAGGGCAGCATGGTGTGGCCACGGCGACGGCAGCCGCGATGTTCGGCCTGGAGTGCGAAATCTACATGGGCACGGAGGATATGCAGCGGCAGGCGCTGAATGTCTTTCGGATGCGCTTGCTCGGTGCGAAAGTCACCGGCGTCGACGCCGGCAGCCGAACGCTCAAGGACGCTATCAGCGAGGCCATGCGAGACTGGACCACGAACGTGCGTACAACTCACTATATTCTCGGCTCGGTGCTGGGCGCGCATCCCTATCCGATGATGATCCGAGATTTTCAGGCGATCATCGGACAGGAAGCCCGTAAACAGATTCTCGCTGCGGAAGGCAAGTTGCCCGACTATCTGGTGGCCTGTGTCGGCGGGGGAAGCAATTCCATCGGATTGTTCCACGCCTTTCTCGGCGATAAGAAGGTCAAGATGATCGGCGTCGAGGCGGGAGGCACCGGCATCGAAAGCGGAAAACATGCCGCGCGCTTTTTCGGCGGAAAGCCTGGCGTACTCCAGGGGACGATGACGTATCTCCTGCAAGATGAAGACGGGCAGATTAATTTGACCCACTCGGTGTCGGCGGGGCTGGACTATGCAGCCGTGGGACCGGAGCACAGCCTCTATCACGATTTGAAACGTGTTCAATACACCTATGCCACTGACGATGAAGCATTGGCCGCCTTCGATCTGCTGGCGACAGTGGAGGGGATTGTGCCTGCGCTGGAAAGTGCGCATGCTATCGCCGAGGTTGTGAAGCTGGCTCCGAAGCTCAAGAAATCCAACGTCATCATTGCCAATCTTTCCGGGCGTGGAGACAAGGATGTTCAGCAGGTGGCGCGGATGCGGGGGGTGACGCTATGA
- a CDS encoding phosphoribosylanthranilate isomerase: MKVKICGITNEEDARVAVEAGADALGFIMYRKSPRFVEAAVVKRIIDGLPPFVATVGVFVNEEATVVRRLMDECGLALAQLHGDESAVYCEGLGRPSMKALRLKDRGTFLALAEFQGRANVRAFVVDAFSDQAYGGTGQTVDWALAAEAARASRILLAGGLTPDNVAEAIRQVRPYGVDVSSGVEVRPGQKDHAKVQAFIQAARLVSA, from the coding sequence GTGAAAGTCAAAATCTGCGGGATCACCAACGAGGAAGATGCGCGGGTAGCTGTTGAGGCCGGGGCCGATGCGCTCGGGTTCATCATGTATCGCAAGAGCCCGCGCTTCGTCGAAGCGGCGGTGGTCAAGCGGATCATTGATGGATTGCCGCCGTTTGTTGCGACGGTCGGCGTGTTCGTCAACGAAGAGGCCACGGTTGTGCGGCGACTTATGGACGAGTGCGGATTGGCGCTGGCTCAATTGCATGGCGACGAGTCCGCGGTCTATTGCGAAGGACTGGGGCGTCCGTCCATGAAAGCCCTGCGGCTCAAAGACCGTGGAACATTTCTGGCGCTGGCTGAGTTTCAAGGGCGCGCGAACGTCCGCGCATTCGTGGTGGACGCCTTTTCCGATCAGGCCTACGGTGGCACGGGACAGACCGTCGATTGGGCCTTGGCGGCCGAAGCGGCTCGTGCGTCCAGAATTCTTCTTGCCGGAGGACTCACGCCCGACAACGTGGCGGAGGCGATTCGCCAGGTGCGCCCCTATGGCGTCGATGTCAGCAGCGGTGTCGAGGTACGGCCGGGACAGAAGGATCATGCCAAGGTGCAAGCGTTTATCCAGGCCGCCAGGCTTGTCTCGGCTTGA
- the trpC gene encoding indole-3-glycerol phosphate synthase TrpC: protein MILDQILEHKKAELRHKQSRGYLADLKSAIRDASPPLGFAVTLDATRTATSPALIAEVKKASPSLGLLRPEFSDNFDYLRIARAYHEHGASALSVLTDKDFFQGDLRYLAEIKKALPMPALDKEFMVGDIQFYEARAHGADAVLLIVAALEKRQLIDFHALATELKMDTLFETHHERELDTVLEWIPTARMIGINNRDLKTFTTDLGVTFRLAKRIPSDKIIISESGIHTREHVVKLVEAGVHAMLVGESLIKSESIEKKIAELRGTTESVNTQ, encoded by the coding sequence ATGATCCTGGATCAGATTCTCGAGCATAAGAAAGCAGAACTTCGGCACAAGCAGAGTCGCGGCTACCTGGCCGATCTCAAATCCGCCATTCGGGATGCGTCGCCGCCGCTCGGATTTGCCGTGACGCTTGATGCGACGCGGACGGCGACAAGTCCGGCCCTGATTGCCGAGGTGAAAAAAGCTTCGCCGAGTCTCGGTCTGCTGCGTCCCGAGTTTTCCGACAACTTTGACTATCTCCGTATTGCGCGCGCGTACCATGAACACGGAGCTTCGGCCTTGTCGGTGTTGACCGATAAAGATTTCTTCCAGGGTGATCTGCGGTATCTGGCAGAGATCAAGAAGGCGCTACCCATGCCGGCGTTGGACAAAGAATTCATGGTGGGGGATATCCAATTCTATGAAGCCAGGGCTCATGGCGCCGATGCGGTGCTGCTGATCGTGGCCGCATTGGAAAAGCGTCAGCTCATCGACTTTCATGCGCTGGCCACCGAACTGAAGATGGATACGCTGTTTGAAACGCATCATGAACGGGAATTGGATACGGTCCTGGAGTGGATCCCGACGGCCCGCATGATCGGCATCAACAATCGGGATCTGAAGACGTTTACGACGGATCTGGGCGTGACGTTCCGGCTGGCCAAACGCATTCCGTCCGACAAGATCATTATCAGCGAGAGCGGCATTCATACGCGCGAGCACGTAGTGAAGCTGGTAGAAGCCGGTGTGCATGCCATGCTGGTCGGTGAGTCGCTGATTAAATCCGAGAGTATCGAGAAGAAGATCGCGGAGCTTCGCGGGACAACGGAGTCAGTCAATACCCAGTGA
- the trpD gene encoding anthranilate phosphoribosyltransferase, protein MIKDAIAKLADRTDLSEQEAEEVLSEIMDGAATSAQIAAYLMGLRQKGETVDEIAGSARAMRARATRIQVGSSIVLDTCGTGGDGGHTFNISTTAAFVVAGAGLTVAKHGNRSVSSRSGSADVLSALGVKIDLQPERVANCINEVGIGFLYAPLFHGAMKHCAVPRQEMGIRTLLNVLGPLANPAGATHQVLGVYDAKLTEVMAKVLVQLGSQHCFVLHGMDGLDELTVCDRTKVSEGKAGVVSNYFVTPEECDLPRVHKKEIAGGTPEENARITRDILQGKKGPTRDIVCLNAAAAIVAGQRAKTLKDGLRVAKEALDTGAAAEKLDRLVAWTKKVS, encoded by the coding sequence ATGATCAAAGACGCAATCGCGAAATTGGCCGACCGCACAGACCTTTCCGAACAGGAAGCGGAGGAGGTGCTGTCAGAAATCATGGACGGCGCGGCCACCTCGGCGCAGATCGCCGCCTATCTGATGGGGCTTCGCCAAAAAGGTGAAACGGTGGATGAGATCGCCGGCTCGGCTCGTGCGATGCGCGCCCGGGCCACGCGAATCCAAGTCGGCAGTTCGATCGTGCTCGACACTTGCGGAACGGGCGGTGACGGCGGACACACCTTCAATATTTCGACGACCGCGGCGTTTGTGGTAGCCGGCGCCGGACTCACGGTGGCGAAACACGGGAACCGGTCGGTGTCGTCCCGGTCGGGAAGCGCGGACGTGCTGAGCGCATTGGGCGTGAAGATCGATCTTCAGCCGGAGCGCGTCGCGAATTGTATCAATGAGGTGGGCATCGGTTTTCTGTATGCGCCGCTCTTTCATGGTGCCATGAAACATTGCGCGGTGCCGCGACAGGAAATGGGGATTCGCACCCTCTTAAATGTCCTCGGCCCGCTGGCCAACCCGGCTGGGGCCACACACCAGGTCCTCGGAGTTTATGATGCGAAACTGACCGAGGTGATGGCGAAAGTCCTGGTGCAATTGGGTTCCCAACATTGTTTTGTCTTGCATGGCATGGACGGGCTCGACGAGCTCACGGTCTGCGACCGTACGAAAGTCTCCGAAGGGAAAGCCGGGGTCGTGTCCAACTATTTTGTGACGCCGGAGGAATGCGATCTGCCCCGTGTGCACAAGAAGGAAATCGCCGGTGGAACGCCCGAAGAGAATGCCCGGATCACGAGAGACATTCTGCAAGGGAAGAAGGGGCCGACGCGCGACATTGTCTGTCTGAATGCGGCGGCTGCGATTGTCGCAGGCCAGCGGGCGAAGACGTTGAAAGACGGGCTGCGAGTCGCCAAGGAGGCGCTCGATACCGGCGCCGCAGCAGAGAAACTCGATCGGCTGGTGGCTTGGACGAAGAAAGTGTCGTAA
- the pabA gene encoding aminodeoxychorismate/anthranilate synthase component II, whose amino-acid sequence MLLMIDNYDSFTYNLVQYLGELGEDVQVHRNDKITVQQIEDLRPSRIVISPGPCTPKEAGVSVETIRQFAGRMPILGVCLGHQSLGVAFGGEVIRAQRLMHGKTSMISHDGKTIFQGLQNPFEATRYHSLLVNPKNLPDCLEISAKTADGEIMGLRHRTLAVEGVQFHPESILTKAGKDLLRNFLKL is encoded by the coding sequence ATGCTCTTGATGATCGACAATTACGACTCCTTTACCTACAACCTGGTGCAATACCTCGGTGAGTTAGGTGAGGATGTGCAGGTGCATCGGAACGACAAGATCACCGTGCAGCAGATCGAAGATCTTCGGCCCAGTCGTATTGTGATTTCACCGGGTCCCTGCACGCCGAAAGAAGCCGGCGTCTCCGTCGAGACGATCCGCCAATTCGCCGGACGCATGCCGATTCTCGGCGTCTGTCTCGGCCATCAGTCGTTAGGCGTGGCGTTCGGCGGTGAAGTCATCCGGGCCCAGCGGTTGATGCATGGGAAGACGTCGATGATTTCGCACGACGGAAAAACGATCTTCCAGGGATTACAGAATCCCTTTGAGGCGACACGCTATCACTCGCTGCTGGTGAATCCCAAGAATCTTCCCGACTGTCTGGAGATTTCGGCCAAGACCGCCGACGGTGAAATTATGGGACTGCGTCACCGGACGCTCGCGGTCGAGGGTGTGCAATTCCATCCGGAATCGATTTTGACGAAGGCCGGGAAAGATCTGCTGAGAAACTTCTTGAAACTCTAG